Proteins found in one Bdellovibrionales bacterium genomic segment:
- the pgsA gene encoding CDP-diacylglycerol--glycerol-3-phosphate 3-phosphatidyltransferase yields the protein MTTISPWKKQLPLWATLLRIFAVPLLIVIILGQIPHWNWWASALFIVASISDYLDGYWARKFDAESDLGKLLDPIADKFLVSSVLILLIPLGRIEAILVLLLLNRDILINGLRSFAASKSEIIAAGSLGKWKTAVQMVALPAILIYEPVLGLPLGAIGYWGLWLSLGLSLYSGFQYTWAFLQK from the coding sequence ATGACAACAATTTCTCCCTGGAAAAAACAGCTGCCACTCTGGGCCACTCTGCTAAGAATTTTCGCAGTGCCTTTACTGATCGTGATCATTCTTGGCCAAATTCCACATTGGAATTGGTGGGCCTCGGCGCTGTTCATTGTGGCCTCCATCTCGGATTATCTCGACGGATATTGGGCTCGCAAATTCGACGCTGAAAGCGATTTAGGAAAACTTTTAGATCCCATCGCCGATAAATTTTTAGTTTCCAGTGTGCTGATCCTACTCATTCCCTTGGGTCGAATTGAGGCGATTTTGGTCCTCCTTTTACTCAACCGCGATATTCTCATTAATGGACTGAGGTCCTTTGCCGCCAGCAAAAGTGAGATCATTGCCGCAGGCTCTTTGGGGAAATGGAAAACTGCGGTCCAAATGGTCGCCCTCCCCGCAATCCTTATCTACGAGCCGGTCCTAGGACTTCCGCTCGGTGCCATCGGCTACTGGGGACTATGGCTCAGCCTGGGTTTAAGTCTCTATTCGGGATTCCAATACACATGGGCGTTTTTACAAAAATAA
- the glpX gene encoding class II fructose-bisphosphatase, with translation MDRNLAMEFVRITEAAAMACSQWTGRGDSNAADKAAVDSMRKAFDSIDIDGTIVIGEGERDEAPMLYIGEKVGRVHDLAPKVDIALDPLEGTSLCANGGVGALSVIAVAQQGNFLHAPDVYMDKIAVGPRCKGVIDIQASPEENVKAVAKALDKKISETTVVILDRPRHADIIQKLRLIGARILLIGDGDVSAGIATSWQDTGIDMLLGTGGAPEGVITAAALKCLGGDFQGRLIFRKDEEKRRAEKMGVDDFNRTYTRDELAKGPVMFCATGVTDGALLKGVRYLGQGRVLTQSIVMRSETGTVRTIESQHDLSRKPTVFAGGIG, from the coding sequence ATGGATCGCAACTTAGCCATGGAATTTGTACGTATCACCGAAGCTGCCGCTATGGCATGCTCGCAATGGACGGGTCGAGGCGACTCCAATGCCGCAGATAAGGCGGCCGTGGATTCAATGCGAAAAGCGTTCGACTCGATCGATATCGATGGCACCATCGTTATCGGTGAGGGCGAGCGCGACGAAGCGCCAATGCTTTACATCGGCGAAAAGGTGGGTCGTGTGCATGATCTCGCTCCCAAAGTCGACATCGCTCTGGATCCCTTGGAAGGGACGAGTCTTTGTGCCAACGGTGGTGTCGGCGCGCTGTCTGTCATCGCGGTCGCTCAGCAAGGAAACTTTCTCCACGCACCCGATGTATACATGGATAAAATCGCCGTCGGCCCTCGTTGTAAGGGAGTCATCGATATTCAGGCCTCTCCTGAGGAGAACGTTAAAGCCGTGGCCAAAGCTCTCGATAAAAAAATCAGCGAAACTACTGTCGTCATTCTTGATCGTCCTCGTCATGCGGATATTATCCAGAAACTGCGCCTGATAGGTGCGAGAATTCTTTTGATCGGTGATGGCGATGTCTCGGCGGGAATCGCGACGAGCTGGCAAGATACGGGTATCGATATGCTTCTCGGCACGGGTGGAGCACCAGAAGGGGTGATCACCGCAGCCGCTTTAAAGTGTCTCGGTGGCGACTTCCAAGGTCGCTTGATCTTCCGTAAAGATGAGGAAAAGCGTCGCGCCGAAAAGATGGGTGTGGACGATTTTAATCGCACATACACTCGCGATGAATTGGCCAAGGGCCCTGTCATGTTCTGTGCCACTGGCGTCACTGACGGAGCTCTGCTCAAGGGTGTTCGTTACTTGGGGCAAGGACGCGTGCTTACTCAGTCCATCGTGATGCGCTCGGAGACCGGTACGGTGCGTACGATTGAGTCTCAGCATGACCTCTCCCGTAAGCCGACGGTATTTGCTGGAGGGATCGGGTGA
- a CDS encoding acyl-CoA thioesterase, producing MSFTYKRKIHFYETDAMAIVHHGVYVLLMEEARVELLRHHGILAKMPLSKVNYPVLSIQVDYRKSITFDDEVEIQVTPTFDKVRISFEYTIKTQQNSEPVAVGKTVHVAMDMETRKPIRIPPAIAALAENDS from the coding sequence ATGTCATTTACCTACAAGCGAAAAATCCATTTTTACGAGACGGACGCCATGGCTATCGTGCATCATGGTGTGTATGTTTTACTTATGGAAGAGGCGCGAGTGGAGCTGCTTCGCCATCACGGGATTTTAGCGAAAATGCCTTTATCGAAAGTGAACTATCCCGTGCTCTCAATTCAGGTGGACTATCGAAAATCGATCACTTTCGATGACGAAGTCGAGATCCAGGTGACGCCAACCTTCGATAAAGTCAGAATCAGTTTCGAATACACTATAAAAACTCAGCAGAATTCAGAGCCGGTGGCTGTTGGAAAAACGGTCCATGTTGCCATGGATATGGAAACGCGAAAGCCTATTCGTATTCCCCCGGCCATTGCGGCGTTGGCAGAGAATGACAGTTGA
- a CDS encoding PilZ domain-containing protein, which translates to MSDNNDHEKRKFRRVQVQSLGSSLSGLTVQLIGTGPVELYDISYGGAAFSQPDHQKVSLTGETVELDFFLNGQKAQNLTGRVVRLTQDMFAVEFMDPSAETKAFVDRLITSRMVGLNMNLIDPQFYRGKESFSYWFHGPKNTNLFLWEDQGHLTKASLDLFDVALHWENGLFQIDNKMNRSVQGRQPNSSNLGEGVFRQAAEILSQMRSNVSCLEEFKQHVFDKALVK; encoded by the coding sequence ATGAGCGATAATAATGATCACGAAAAGCGAAAGTTTCGTCGAGTACAGGTTCAATCCTTGGGGTCTTCACTTTCCGGTTTGACCGTCCAATTGATTGGCACCGGGCCGGTCGAGCTTTACGACATCAGCTATGGTGGCGCTGCTTTTTCTCAACCGGATCACCAAAAAGTTTCTCTGACTGGAGAAACGGTGGAGCTCGATTTTTTTCTCAACGGGCAGAAGGCTCAAAATTTAACCGGCCGAGTGGTTCGTCTCACGCAAGATATGTTCGCTGTCGAATTTATGGACCCGTCGGCGGAAACCAAAGCCTTTGTCGATCGCTTGATTACAAGCCGCATGGTGGGTCTCAACATGAATTTGATCGATCCTCAGTTTTACCGCGGCAAAGAGAGTTTTTCGTATTGGTTCCATGGACCTAAAAATACCAATTTATTTTTATGGGAAGATCAGGGCCATCTCACAAAGGCATCGTTGGACCTGTTTGACGTGGCCCTTCACTGGGAAAATGGGCTCTTCCAAATCGACAACAAAATGAATCGCTCTGTTCAAGGTCGTCAACCCAACAGCTCCAATTTGGGAGAGGGTGTGTTTCGGCAGGCCGCTGAAATTTTGAGCCAAATGCGCTCCAATGTGAGTTGTTTAGAAGAATTTAAGCAGCACGTTTTTGATAAAGCACTGGTGAAATAG
- a CDS encoding RNA-binding protein, with amino-acid sequence MGNKLYVGNIPFSTTEESLSEAFGQCGTVSSAKIIMDKATGRSKGFAFVEMASDEEAQKAIEQLNGTEMDGRSLKISEARPQEPREGGRGGFGGGRGGGGGGRGGFGGGGGRGGGGGGRGDSRGSRY; translated from the coding sequence ATGGGTAATAAGTTATATGTAGGGAACATCCCTTTCTCAACAACAGAAGAATCACTCAGTGAAGCGTTCGGCCAATGCGGAACTGTTTCGAGTGCAAAAATCATTATGGACAAAGCAACTGGTCGCAGTAAGGGCTTTGCATTTGTTGAGATGGCATCAGACGAAGAAGCTCAGAAAGCTATCGAACAACTTAACGGTACAGAGATGGATGGCCGTTCACTCAAAATCAGTGAAGCTCGTCCTCAAGAGCCTCGTGAAGGCGGCCGTGGTGGCTTCGGTGGTGGTCGTGGAGGCGGCGGCGGTGGCCGTGGTGGCTTCGGCGGCGGTGGCGGACGCGGTGGTGGCGGCGGTGGCCGTGGCGACAGTCGTGGTTCTCGTTACTAG
- a CDS encoding SRPBCC family protein has protein sequence MAEVNHVEMFNCTPEELYAILVDYDKYHEFLKDVKSCKVIGENGGKKLVEYKVSVMKEITYVNEHTENVPHEISWVFKKGDLFKSMSGGWKLENINGKTKASYRVQAEFGMFVPGMITKTLLSVNLPLMMQAYKKRVKEIYGK, from the coding sequence ATGGCTGAAGTCAATCATGTCGAAATGTTCAACTGTACGCCCGAGGAACTTTACGCAATCTTGGTCGATTACGATAAATACCATGAGTTCTTGAAAGACGTTAAGTCTTGCAAGGTGATCGGGGAAAATGGTGGCAAGAAGTTGGTGGAATACAAAGTTTCGGTGATGAAAGAAATCACTTATGTGAATGAACACACCGAAAACGTTCCTCACGAGATCAGCTGGGTTTTTAAAAAGGGCGATCTTTTTAAATCGATGAGTGGCGGTTGGAAGCTCGAAAATATTAATGGAAAAACTAAAGCCAGTTATCGAGTGCAAGCTGAGTTTGGGATGTTCGTCCCGGGAATGATTACAAAAACATTATTGTCAGTGAATTTGCCGCTGATGATGCAAGCGTAT